The Hyphomonas sediminis genome contains the following window.
AGATGGTATTGCAGCGAGGTCAGGTCCTCTTCGAGGGCGAGCATGTTGTCGAGGCCTTCGGTGACCTTTGGCGCGCCATAGAAGCGGTGCAGGACGGCGTCTTCCGCGCAGATCTCCCCAAGGTTCAGCCCGAATGCGGCAAGGCGGTCTTCTGTGGGCGGATGGGTGTCGACTGGGTGGCGCACGCTGTCGCCCAGGGCGAATTCCAGCAGCGGCGCAATGCGGCTGCGATCCACATCGATACGGACGCTTTCGGTAAAACTGCGCACGATGTTGCGTGAGAATCGGCCCTGCATCCCGCGAGAGACGACCATCTCCATCTGGCTGCCCCACATGGAGCCGAGGAGCGAGGATTTGAGCAGGGAATAAGCGATGTCCTGCGGCGATGAAACCGCAGCGCCATGCTGGTCAGCCCGGTGTTCACGGGATCGCCCGATGCGGCGTTCGACCACCGAAAAGGCGTAGATCAGATCGTCGATCAGAAGCTTGGAGGGCAGGGACAGGAGCCGCGTAATGGGCCGCCCCTTGGCGGAAAACACTTCGCTCGCATTTGTCAGACCCAGGTAAACCGGCGCAAAGCGGATGGTGTAAGAGGTGTCGCCGCCAGTGAAATGGCCCAGCTCATGGCCGATCACTGCGCGTAGTTCGCCTTCGGTGAAATGGCTCATCAGGGGTAGAGAAAGGAATAGCGTCTGCCCCTGGAGGGGGCCTTTGCCGTAGGGCGTATAGACCGGCGCGGACGTAGCAAAGAATGTCGGGTCGAGGCCGATAAGCACATTATCTGGCATGCGGGCATTCAGCGTCTTGGCAATGTCGCGCACCATCAGGCCGAGGCGCGGATACTCGTAGAAGCTGATCGGACGGGCGGCGACATAGCTTTTGGGCCGGGTGAAAAAGACGCCGAGACCGCGCAGGATGGCATATGCTGCGCCAAGACCGATCACGGCGAAGACGCCGATCAGGATATCGCTTTCAATCGCGAAGAAATGGGCGAGCGTCAGATAGGTACCCGCCGCGAAGATCGAGAAATGGACGAGCGATACGATGCCGACAACCAGTGTGATCAGAAAGGCATAGGGCCAGAAGCCGAACGACAGCACCGTGCGGTTCGCGCCGAGAATGGTTGCTACCAGCCGCGACAGCGGAACAATGGCAAAGGACAGGAGCAGAATGGCCGTGGAGACGATGGAGAGCCAGCCAAACGGCGTTGCCTCACCGCAGGCGTTACCCAGCGGGTCTGCGATGATGCTGCCTGCGCAGGAAAGCGAGCCCGTGACGGCGCCCTGAAGGCCGGCGCCTTCTTCCCAATAACGCGCAATCGTTACACCGATGCCCAGAAGCGGGATCACCGTCAGAACAGCGACCAGGCGCAGAAGTCTCAGCATGATTACGTCCCCCTCACGGGGAGAACGAAAACCCGAAACCGGGCGCTGTCAATCTGGCGTTCGATTGTGACCCCCCAACCTTGAGGGCCGTGCCTCAGATGACACCGTCCCGGCGCATCACCGTTTCCTCGGATTCGTGGGAGAGATAGGCAAGGATTTCCGTGCGCCCGTTCATCTTGACGACATAGGTCCCCAGAAAGGTCGATGTGACCCGGCCGGTTCTGGCTTTGTCGAACGTCATCGACCAGCGGACCGTGACCAGATAGTGCAGCGGAGCTACCTCTTCTGCCGAGACCAACTCCGCTTCGAGGCCGGAAAGGCCCAGATGGGTCTTCATCAGCTTCTCGCGTTCTGTCAGGGCAATCCTGTAGGCATCGTCGACCTTCCAGGCAGCAAAGCTGTCAGGCGAGGATTCAATATAGGTCGGCGCGTAGGCCGCCGCGATAGTCTCGATATCGCCGGCAAGGGATGCCTGCGCGTACAGGTCAAAGAAGCGCTTCAGCGTCTGTCCGCGCGTTTCGGCCATATCGGCACTCCGTATTGTCTGGGGCTCCGTAGCAAGGGATTGCTACGGTTGTGCGTCCGGGATGTGATAAGTCCAAGACGCATGACGCCGCGAAAGGTTGCGAACCGGTTTGTCGCAAGCCGAACGCTCGGCTAAGCCTTGGCCCATGCTGAATATCCGCCCGATTCAATCCACGCCTGAAGCGGCCCTTGCAGCCGCGGCCGATCATGCTCCTTACCTGCGCCGCCTGGCAGAGCGGGGGGTGGGGCAGGACTTCAATGCGGCCCTGAAGGCGGTGATCACGCTGCCACGGGGAATGGCCGTTGCGGATGTGATGGCCGAGCTGCGCAAGGCCAAGGCAGCCGCCCACCTGTCTTTGGCGACCGCCGACCTTTCCGGCACGCTGGACGTGATGGATGTGACACGGCACCTGACCGAGTTTGCAGGCGCGAGCCTTGAAGTGGCCCTGCAAACGGCGCTGGCGGCGCGCGGGCTGAAATCGGATGGCATCTTCGTAATCGCGCTGGGCAAGATGGGCGCCTTCGAACTTAATTATTCCAGCGACATTGATGTCTGCGCTTTCTACGACCGCGCCCAGTTTGATGGCGGTGACCGGGACCCTGGCGACGCCGCGCAGCGCGTCGTGCGCGAGATGGTGCGCATCATGGAGGAGCTGACGGCGGGCGGCTACGTCTTCCGCACCGATCTGCGCCTGCGCCCCGATCCCGGCTCAACGCCGGTCGCCGTTTCGACCAGCATGGCCGACGTATATTATGAGAGCCAGGGCCAGAATTGGGAGCGGATGGTCTGGATCAAGGGCCGCCCTGCAGCAGGCGATATTCAGGCAGCGGATCGTTTCCAGAAACGGCTTGAGCCCTTCGTCTGGCGCCGTAATCTCGACTATTGGGCCATCGGCGACATTCAGGCCATCAAGCGGATGATCAACACCAAGGTCGGGGACGACACATTCGCGGCGGTTTCGCCGGACGTAAAACTTTCGCCCGGCGGTATTCGTGAGATCGAGTTCTTTGTTCAGACGCAGCAATTGATCCTTGGCGGGCGCGAGCCTTCACTGCGGGACAACTCGACCCTCGGCGCAATGAAGGCGTTGCAGGCCGCAGGCGTTGTTTCCAGCCAAACGGCAGCGGAACTGACAACCGCCTACAAGGCACTGCGCAATGTGGAACACCGTATCCAGATGCGTCAGGACGAACAGACGCACACCGTTCCGGCCGATCCGGCGGAACGGGAGTCGGTTGCATATCTGTGCGGCTATGGAAACCTCGCCGACTTTGACCGCGATCTTCTGGAAACCCGCAAGCTGGTCCAGTCGGCCTATGATGCGTTGTTTGCACAGGAAGACCGGGCGGCGGAAACCCATGACATCGGCAACCTTGTCTTTACCGGCGTGGATGATGATCCGGGAACGGTAAAAACGCTGAGCGGTCTGGGTTTTTCCAATCCTTCTGCCGCGATCGACACGATCCGCAATTGGCACCGGGGCCGGGTTCCGGCAACGCGCACCGCGCGTGGGCGGGAAATCCTGACGGCGATCCTGCCGGGTATGCTGAAGGCGATGGGCGCAACTGGCGAGCCGGACGAAGCGTTCCGCTGGTTCTCGCGCTTCTTTGAAGGGCTGTCTTCGGGCGTGCAGACGCTTTCCATGCTGCTGGCACGGCCAGACTTGCTGGACGACCTCGTTTCCACGCTGGCGCTGGCGCCGCGCCTTGCTCAGATCCTTGCGCGCCGGCCAGACCTTCTCGAAGCGCTGGTGTCGAATGTCATGCCGCGAGCGCCGGAGTTGACGCCGGAAGTTTCATTCGATGCCGCGATGGATGGCTGGCGGCGGTATCACCGCGAACAGAGTTTCCTTGTTGGCCACCGATTGCTGCACGGCCTTCTGCCAACGGATCAGGCAGCGAAAGCCTGGACAGACCTTGCCGATGAAACCATCCGGCAGATGTCCAGCGCAGCAGAAGCGGAAACGACGCGCCGCAATGGTGAGGTGCCGGGTCGCTGGGCGGTGTTCGCGATGGGCAAGCTTGGCGGCGGCGAACTGACCGCCGGATCGGATCTCGACATCATCCTCATCTACGATTCGCAGGCGGATGATACGCAGACATGGTTCACCCGTCTGACCCAGCGCCTAATTACGGCATTGACCGCGCCGACTGCCGAAGGCGCGCTTTATGAGGTCGACATGCGCCTGCGCCCCTCCGGGCGTGCAGGGCCTGTCGCGGTCGGCCTCTCGGCGTTTCGTCATTACCAGAATGAAGAAGCCTGGACCTGGGAGCATATGGCGCTCACCCGCCTGCGCTTTGTGGCAGGCGATGATACGCTGGGGCGTGAAGTGCTCGGCATTGCTGCGGATGCAATCTGCCAGCGGGCACGCAGTGAAAAGCGCAAGGCGATTGCGGGCGATGTTACTGGCATGCGGGAAACGCTCTACCGCGAGAAGCCTGGCAAGGGGCTCTGGGATCTGAAGACGGCCGAGGGCGGACTGATCGACATAGAGTTCATGGTGCAGAAGGAAATGCTGCTGCGGGGGCGGGCGGACCTTATCCGTCCCGCGACGGCGCTGGCGTTGTCCGGATTGGCGGATGCAGACGAGAGTCAGGCGTCGGAGGAGGCGGAGGATTGGCGGTTCCTGCGAGCGGCCTTGCACCTTTTGTCCTCGATGCAACAGATACAGCGCCTGGCCCTTGGCGATGGCGATCCGGGTGAGGACGTCATTCCGGAAGGCCTTAAGAACCGCTTCTGCCGGGCGGCCGCCGAAGAGGAAGGCTTTGAAGTGCTGGAAGAGCGCCTGCGGGAGGTAAAAACCCGTGTGCATTCAATGGCCCGGAAAAAACTGCAGCTGAGCGCGACGGAATCCTGAACCCCTGCCGTTTCATAGTCGCTGGGAGTTGAAACTGGAGACCAGAGATGAAACGTTCGACAATCGCGTTCGCTAGTGTTGCTGTTATTGCGCTCGCCATGCCCCTCGCCGCTCAGGCCGGTCCCGGCAAGGGACCTCGTGGCCACGGCCCTCATATCATGCAGATGGATGCCAATGGTGACGGCGACGTGACCCGCGCAGAAGCGCAGGCTTCGATTGCGACCCGGTTTGCAAGCATTGATGGCAATTCCGATGGTTTCGTCACGCAGGATGAGATGAAAGCACATCACGAAGCCATGCGCGCCGAGATGAAAGCAAAGCGCGAAGAGCGTAGGGCGGAAGCTGAAGCCGCCGGCAAGCCGCCGCGCCCGGAAGGCAAACCGAAGCGCGAGATGGATCCGGCAAAAGCTGAAGAGTGGAAGGCCAAGAAAGCCGAAAAGGCTGCCGAGCATTGGGCTAACATGGATGCCGATAGTGACGGCCAGCTGAGCCTCGCCGAGTTTACTGCCGAGCACATCAAGTTTTTCGACAAGATGGACGCAGACGGTAACGGCACGATCACCGCGGCCGAGCTTGAGGCAGCCAAGGCCAAAATGAAGGAGCGTCGCGGAGAATGGCGCGACAAAATGAAAGGCGAACCGGCCGAGTAAGGAACAGAGTGGGGACGGGCCGGAGCCCTGAGACAATCAATTCACCCCCCCTGCGATTGTCTCCCTGTGTTCCGGCCCGGACTCAGCTAAACATCTCACCGTGGCGTTCACATCCGACCTCGATCAGATCACACGCGCCGCGGCTGGAGATGCCGCGGCCGTTCGTGCGCTCGTCAATCGGTACAGCCCCGGCGTGCTGGCGCTCGCAACGCGCATGCTGGGCGAAACGGCAGAGGCGGAAGACGTGACCCAGGAAACATTCATTCGCGCATGGAAGGCACTGCCCGGCTGGGAGCCGAGAGCAAAGTTCTCGACCTGGCTTCACCGCGTGGCGCTGAACCTCTGCTACGACCGGCTGCGCAAGCGCCGCGAAGTTCTGCCCGATGAACTGCCCGATCGTGCCGATGTGGCCCTCGGGCCGCAGGATGCGCTGGATCAGGCGCAGCGCGTGAAAGCCGTTGAGGCAGCGATCGCGCGTTTGCCCGAACGCCAGTCTGCAGCCTTGACCTTGTGCGCCCTGCAGGGGCACTCGCAGGCAGAAGCTGCGGATATTATGGAAATCAGCGTTGAAGCCCTGGAAAGCCTTCTCGCCCGTGCCCGGAGAACCCTGCGCGGCGAGCTGCTCGATGGAAGGAAAGTCTCATGACCCGCCGCATGACAGATGACCGCCTGCTCGACATCATCGAAATTTGGGGCGCGGAAGCGCATGGCTGGCCCGAGGCGGAGCGAGCGGCGGCCGAGGCCCTGCTGGCGGAAAAACCTGGCAGGTTTGCGCCTGCTCTGGCGGCAGCCCGCGAACTTGACCTGATGCTTGGCGCGCTGCCCGAACCGGACATGCCGCGCGCGCTGACGGACGCGATCATTGCCGCCGCGCCCAAGCCGGCGCGCGGTTTGCTGCCGCGCTGGGGCGGCATGAAAGCGCCCTGGGTGCCGGCAAGTGGCTTTGCTGCCGCTGCGTTCGGGTTGTTCATGGGGCTGACGATCGCGCCGGTCGCGAGCGCAGATGATGAAGTGAATGCGGAAGTGCAGGAGTTGGTTATTTCCGCGCTGGGCTTCGAGCCTGCAAATTATACGCTGGAGGAAATGGAATGAGCAGATTGCCAAACTGGCTGACCCCGGCGGCGCTGGGCGTCTCCCTGCTCGTGAACCTCGGACTGGGTGGCTATGTCATCGGTCAACATCTGCGACCGGAGCCGCCGGCAAAGGAGCGCCCGCACCGTAAACCGGAGTTTGAGCGCCCGGAAGGCATTCCGGAGCTTTCGCGCGAAGACCGGCGCCAGGTTCGCCAGTTGATGCGGCAGGGATTTGGAGCGGCGCAAGTGGAACTCGCCGAGCGGCGCGAAGCTGAGAAGCATTTCGCCAGTGTGCTGATGGCAGATCCTTATGACAGGATGGCGGCGGAGGTTGCGTTGCGCGAATTGCGCGATGCCGACGTGCGCCTGCGTGACCGGATCGGCCTGGAAGTGCTCGGCGGCGTCGATCAGCTGCGCCCGGACCAGCGCGCCTGGGTGGCGTGGATCCTCTCCGGCCCCAAAGAAGGCGACCACGGAAAACATAAATCCAGGCGCGCGAAAGAAACGCCCCCGGAAGGACCGCAGGACTAATCCCGAGACTTGTGCGCCAGGCGGGCGGCGTTCTCTTCCCAGTTCTGTCCGTCAAAGGGAACAACGGTGACCTTGAAGCTCATCCAGTCGTCCAGTGCGCGCCATGTCACCGCGAATCCATCGGGATTTGATCGCGGAATGTAAAAGCTTTTGATGCCGCAGGTCTTGCAGAACAGGTGCTTCGCGGCGCCCGTGTTGAACGTGTACTGGCTGAGATTGTCCTTGCCCTGAATGAGGCGGAATCGGCTGCCCGGTACGATGACGTGGATATTCCCACTCTTCGCACACATGGTGCAATTGCAGTCTTCGACTTCGAATGCGTCTGGCAGCTCAACCTCGAACCGCACAGCGCCGCAATGGCATCCGCCGGCACGCCAATGCAGCGAGGGGATGGTTACCCGACCCAGACTGGTGGTTTTCTCTGTGCCCATGGCGCGGCGCGCTCCAGTTGTCCTGCCAGGGAAATCAGCAGGTCTTCGCGGCCATAACGCGCGCCAAACATCATGCCAATAGGCAGGCCGGCGGGCGCCGTTGCCGTCGGTGCGGTCCAGTGCAGGGGCACGGACATTGCCGGGCAGCCAGTCTGGTTGAAGAGCGCGCAATGGGGCGCAAAACCGGCGACGGCAGCGCCCATCTGATCTGATGGCGCCGTGAGTGCCATTGTGCCCAGAAGGTCTGGCGCACGATGAAGCGTGGGGGAAAGTGTCAGGTCGAACTTGCCGGCATCGAGGAACCGCTCATAGGCAATTGCAGCCGTAATGAAGGTGTTGTTGGCTTTGGCGAGCTCTACCATTGGGACTGTGCGCCCAAGGTTTACCATCGAGGCGGTGATGGGTTCCAGATCATCATCCGTCACCGGATGACCTCGGACCATTCCGCGTTCTTCCACAAGTGCTGCGATATTCGCTGAGATCGTGAACAGAGCGGCCTTGGCGAGCGCGGTGCCGTCAATTTCCGGCGCAGCCTCAATAACGGTATGGCCGAGGCTTTCGAGAAGCTTGACCGTGTTTGCCAGGCCTTCAGCGGCATCTGCATCCGGTTGCGTGCCGTTCGGCGCCACAGGCCATAGAGCGATGCGAAGCGGTCCCGGGTCGCGCTCAAGCTCTTTCAGGTAAGGGAGGGATTGCGGCGTTGCGACGTATCGGCTGCCGGTTTCCGGTCCGCTCGTCAGGTCGAGCAGGGCGGCCGTGTCGCGTACCGTGCGGCTGACCACGCCGACTGTCGAAAGGCCATTCCAGCCTTCTGTCTTGGCTGGCCCCATGGGCATGCGGCCACGCGAGGGCTTCAGGCCGAATACGCCACAACAAGCAGCTGGGATGCGAATGGAGCCGCCACCATCGCTGGCGTGGGCGACCGGCAAAACACCTGCGGCGACGGCGGCAGCGGCGCCACCTGAAGAGCCACCGGCAATTCGGGTCGTATCCCACGGGTTCCGAGTCTGCCCATACAGGGTGGATTCCGTCGTCAGTGTAAGGCCGAACTCTGGCGAAGTTGTTGTTCCAAAGAATACCAGACCTGCCTTGCGGAAGCGTTCCACCAAGGTGGAATCCCGGCTGGCGACATTCCCCTGAAATGCCCGGCTACCAGATGTAACGGGGGCGCCTTTGACTTCAACGCCGAGATCTTTGACGAGAAAGGGCACGCCCGCATAGGGGCCAGCCAGGCCGCCTTCTGCAATCTGTTGGCGGGCGAGATCAGGATAGAGCGCCGAGAAGCAGTTGATCTCTGCCTGAGCCTTTTCGGCTCTCTCGACGGCGGCTTCCAGCAACTCCGCAGCGGAAGTTTTCCGGTCCCGGACCAGCGCGGCAAGGCCAAGTCCGTCTAGGTCTGGCTGGTTGGACATTTCTGCTTCTCCCCGGTGTGCGTTGTCTTTCCTGTTAGTTTTAGGGAGGCGCAGGAATTCCGCAACAGAAGATCAGTTACTTTGCTGCCAGATCGGTCGGCCCAAATCCGAACTTGTCACAAGGTAGTTGCCGGACAGTTCGCAGGTCGCGGCGGGTGTAAAGTGGTGCAAGTTCATGCCGCAGACAGGCGGGGTCTTTCCGTCGCCACCTCCGCTTATAGAGTCAGTATGCTGTGTAATATGGCCGTTGGCATAGATCTTCATCGGCATGATGATGGTGCGGGACGAAAGTTGGCGCGGAAGGCGCAACCTTGGCAACCCACCAAATTGGCCTTCATCCGAGATCGTCATCCTCTTCAAGCTTGGCGTCGATCTCTTCGTCGGACCAGCCGAAATGGTGGCCAAGTTCGTGGATGAAGACATGGGTGACCAGTTCCTCGACGGTCACGTCGCCGCGCTGCGCCCATTCAAACAGGATGGGCAGGCGATAGATGTAGATCAGAGGGCGTTCGACTGTCGGATTGGTCACGCTTTCCAATGTCAGCGGTATTCCGGAATAGAGGCCGGTCAGCTCCAGCGCGTCATCAATGCCCATCTCGTCGAGGATTTCATCTTCGGCAAATTCCATCACAAGGATGCGAACATCGCCTGCGGCCTTCCGCATGAACTCAGGCAGATCAGCGAAGCATTTCTCCGCCGTCAGATACATTTCATCGACGCTGGGCGCTATGCTGGTCAGCGCGCTCATGCGAGCGTAACAGCCGTGCCGGAAACGGCGACCATCATCATGGAGCCACCCTGTCCGATGACGGAGTAGTCAAACTTGATGCCGATAATGGCGTTTGCACCCAGCTTTTTGGCTTCATCAACCATCTCTTCCATTGCGCCGTCGCGGGTTTCCCGCAGCGTGCTTTCATAGGCTTCCGAACGCCCGCCGACGAGATTGGTGAACCCGGCCAGGATGTCCTTGCCGAGATGCGCGCCGATCACGACCTCGCCGCAGACGATGCCCTTGTAGGCCGATACGTCGCGGCCCTGAATGGAGTGCGTTGTGGTGAGGATCATGAAGCGTGTCCTTTCGCGGGAGGCTGTGCTTCCAAGATAAGATCAGGCGGGAGTCCTGCAAGCAGAATCGAAAGGGCGGGCCGGTGATTTCTCCGGCCCGCCCTTCGAGTTGACGCGTTGCTTGACTATTCCGCTGCTGTCTTGGCTGGATCGTTTCCGTCCAGGAGGAGTTCCAGCATCCGGATGGCGCTGTCGGCAATCACCGTGCCCGGAGGGAAAATCGCAGCGGCACCGGCGGTGCGCAGGGCATCGAAATCCTGTGGCGGGATAACGCCGCCGACGATGATCTGCGCGTTGGCGGCGCCTTCATTGCCCAGCGCGCGCTTAAGTTCGGGCACCAGCGTCAGGTGGCCTGCGGCGAGAGAGGAGGCCGCAACAATGTCCACGCCTGCCTTGCGGGCGTCGCGCGCGGCTTCTTCCGGCGTCTGGAACAGGGGGCCGATTTCGACTTCCCAGCCAAGGTCCATCAGAGCGGAAGCGACAACCTTCTGTCCACGGTCATGTCCGTCCTGGCCCATCTTGGCGATGTAGATCTTCGGCTTGCGGCCATTCTTCTGGACAAAGGCGGCGGCAAGGCCTTCGGCTTCGGTCGCTTTCTCGGTGCCTTTCACGCCGCCGCCATAAACGCCCTTGATGGAGCGGATGACGGCCTGGTGGCGGCCCTGGCTGCGCTCGACAGCTTCGGAGATTTCGCCCACGGTGGCCTTGGCGCGCGCGGCATCGACGGCGAGCGCAAGCAGGTTGCCCTTCGTGCCCGCTGCTGCCTCGGCAATCGCCTCGAGCTTGGCCGTGACTTCCGCTTCGTTGCGTTCAGATTTCAGGCGGGCGAGCTTGTCGAGCTGCATCCGGCGCACAGCGGCATTGTCCACCTTCAGCACAGGAACATCTTCTTCCTCGTCCAGCAGGAACTTGTTGACGCCGACAACCGTCTGCGTGCCGCTGTCGATACGTGCCTGCGTGTTGGCGGCGGCTTCTTCGATGCGCAGTTTGGGCAGGCCCTGTTCGATGGCCTTGGCCATGCCGCCCATCGCTTCGACTTCCTCGATATGCTTGAGGGCTTTGGCGGCGAGGTCGTGTGTCAGGCGCTCGACATAATAGCTGCCGCCGAAGAGGTCGATCGACTGGCAGGCGCCGGCTTCCTGTTGCAGCAGGATCTGCGTGTTGCGGGCGATCCGGGCTGAGAAGTCCGTAGGCAGAGCAAGGGCTTCGTCGAAGCTGTTGGTGTGCAGCGACTGGGTCTGGCCACCGGAGGCGGCGATCGCTTCCAGGCATGTGCGGATGACGTTGTTGTAAACGTCCTGCGCCGTGAGGCTCCAGCCGGAGGTTTGCGAGTGCGTCCGCAGGCTGAGGGACTTGCTGGACTTCGGTGAGAAATTCTCCTGCACCAGCTTCGCCCAGATCAGGCGCGCGGCGCGCATCTTGGCGACTTCCATGAACGTATTCATGCCGATCGCCCAGAAGAAGGAAAGGCGCGGGGCAAACGCGTCGACATCCAGGCCAGCGGCAACGCCTGCGCGGATGTATTCGATGCCATCGGCCAGCGTGTAGGCCAGCTCAAGGTCTGCTGTCGCGCCGGCTTCCTGCATGTGGTAGCCGGAGATGGAAATCGAGTTGAATTTGGGCATCTTCTCCGAGGTGAAGGCGAAGATGTCCGAGATGATCCGCATCGAGGGTTTGGGCGGATAGATGTAAGTGTTCCGTACCATGAACTCCTTCAGAATGTCGTTCTGAATGGTTCCGGCGAGTTTTTCCGGCGGGACGCCCTGTTCTTCGGCAGCGACGATATAGAGCGCCAGGATAGGCAGAACCGCGCCGTTCATCGTCATCGAGACAGACATCTGGTCCAGCGGGATGCCGGAGAACAGGGTGCGCATGTCGAGAATCGAGTCGATGGCAACGCCCGCCATGCCGACATCGCCCGTCACGCGCGGGTGATCGGAATCATAGCCGCGGTGGGTGGCGAGGTCGAAGGCGACAGAGAGGCCCTTCTGGCCAGCGGCCAGGTTGCGGCGATAGAAGGCGTTGGAGTCTTCGGCCGTCGAAAATCCAGCATACTGACGGATCGTCCAGGGCTGGTTGGTATACATCGTCGGGTAGGGGCCGCGGCCAAAGGGGGCGAGGCCGGGATAATCGTCGAGGAAGTCAAGCCCGGCGCGGTCTTTCGCGGTGTAGGCGGATTGAACGGCAATGCCCTCGGGCGTTTCCCAGGCTTCGCCCAGCTTGGCAGCGGATGCCTTCGCGTTCGGGGCGTCCAGCTCAATCTTCGTGAAATCGGGGAACTTGGTCATTGGGCAACTCCCAGCTCGGC
Protein-coding sequences here:
- a CDS encoding M48 family metalloprotease, which translates into the protein MLRLLRLVAVLTVIPLLGIGVTIARYWEEGAGLQGAVTGSLSCAGSIIADPLGNACGEATPFGWLSIVSTAILLLSFAIVPLSRLVATILGANRTVLSFGFWPYAFLITLVVGIVSLVHFSIFAAGTYLTLAHFFAIESDILIGVFAVIGLGAAYAILRGLGVFFTRPKSYVAARPISFYEYPRLGLMVRDIAKTLNARMPDNVLIGLDPTFFATSAPVYTPYGKGPLQGQTLFLSLPLMSHFTEGELRAVIGHELGHFTGGDTSYTIRFAPVYLGLTNASEVFSAKGRPITRLLSLPSKLLIDDLIYAFSVVERRIGRSREHRADQHGAAVSSPQDIAYSLLKSSLLGSMWGSQMEMVVSRGMQGRFSRNIVRSFTESVRIDVDRSRIAPLLEFALGDSVRHPVDTHPPTEDRLAAFGLNLGEICAEDAVLHRFYGAPKVTEGLDNMLALEEDLTSLQYHLMSEMWPKEQPAEQSLDEVFGFLLVDFLALMVTIDGSVDDREIVAAETKATEAFGGLDREAFRERCQRPDDIPSLDRMVSFANKLLNENGITSLKNVLRQIAEADGHIEEKEAQLLEILETTLHPEEPEEANA
- a CDS encoding bifunctional [glutamine synthetase] adenylyltransferase/[glutamine synthetase]-adenylyl-L-tyrosine phosphorylase, whose amino-acid sequence is MLNIRPIQSTPEAALAAAADHAPYLRRLAERGVGQDFNAALKAVITLPRGMAVADVMAELRKAKAAAHLSLATADLSGTLDVMDVTRHLTEFAGASLEVALQTALAARGLKSDGIFVIALGKMGAFELNYSSDIDVCAFYDRAQFDGGDRDPGDAAQRVVREMVRIMEELTAGGYVFRTDLRLRPDPGSTPVAVSTSMADVYYESQGQNWERMVWIKGRPAAGDIQAADRFQKRLEPFVWRRNLDYWAIGDIQAIKRMINTKVGDDTFAAVSPDVKLSPGGIREIEFFVQTQQLILGGREPSLRDNSTLGAMKALQAAGVVSSQTAAELTTAYKALRNVEHRIQMRQDEQTHTVPADPAERESVAYLCGYGNLADFDRDLLETRKLVQSAYDALFAQEDRAAETHDIGNLVFTGVDDDPGTVKTLSGLGFSNPSAAIDTIRNWHRGRVPATRTARGREILTAILPGMLKAMGATGEPDEAFRWFSRFFEGLSSGVQTLSMLLARPDLLDDLVSTLALAPRLAQILARRPDLLEALVSNVMPRAPELTPEVSFDAAMDGWRRYHREQSFLVGHRLLHGLLPTDQAAKAWTDLADETIRQMSSAAEAETTRRNGEVPGRWAVFAMGKLGGGELTAGSDLDIILIYDSQADDTQTWFTRLTQRLITALTAPTAEGALYEVDMRLRPSGRAGPVAVGLSAFRHYQNEEAWTWEHMALTRLRFVAGDDTLGREVLGIAADAICQRARSEKRKAIAGDVTGMRETLYREKPGKGLWDLKTAEGGLIDIEFMVQKEMLLRGRADLIRPATALALSGLADADESQASEEAEDWRFLRAALHLLSSMQQIQRLALGDGDPGEDVIPEGLKNRFCRAAAEEEGFEVLEERLREVKTRVHSMARKKLQLSATES
- a CDS encoding EF-hand domain-containing protein; its protein translation is MKRSTIAFASVAVIALAMPLAAQAGPGKGPRGHGPHIMQMDANGDGDVTRAEAQASIATRFASIDGNSDGFVTQDEMKAHHEAMRAEMKAKREERRAEAEAAGKPPRPEGKPKREMDPAKAEEWKAKKAEKAAEHWANMDADSDGQLSLAEFTAEHIKFFDKMDADGNGTITAAELEAAKAKMKERRGEWRDKMKGEPAE
- a CDS encoding RNA polymerase sigma factor, producing the protein MAFTSDLDQITRAAAGDAAAVRALVNRYSPGVLALATRMLGETAEAEDVTQETFIRAWKALPGWEPRAKFSTWLHRVALNLCYDRLRKRREVLPDELPDRADVALGPQDALDQAQRVKAVEAAIARLPERQSAALTLCALQGHSQAEAADIMEISVEALESLLARARRTLRGELLDGRKVS
- a CDS encoding periplasmic heavy metal sensor, translating into MSRLPNWLTPAALGVSLLVNLGLGGYVIGQHLRPEPPAKERPHRKPEFERPEGIPELSREDRRQVRQLMRQGFGAAQVELAERREAEKHFASVLMADPYDRMAAEVALRELRDADVRLRDRIGLEVLGGVDQLRPDQRAWVAWILSGPKEGDHGKHKSRRAKETPPEGPQD
- a CDS encoding GFA family protein, which encodes MGTEKTTSLGRVTIPSLHWRAGGCHCGAVRFEVELPDAFEVEDCNCTMCAKSGNIHVIVPGSRFRLIQGKDNLSQYTFNTGAAKHLFCKTCGIKSFYIPRSNPDGFAVTWRALDDWMSFKVTVVPFDGQNWEENAARLAHKSRD
- a CDS encoding amidase, with protein sequence MSNQPDLDGLGLAALVRDRKTSAAELLEAAVERAEKAQAEINCFSALYPDLARQQIAEGGLAGPYAGVPFLVKDLGVEVKGAPVTSGSRAFQGNVASRDSTLVERFRKAGLVFFGTTTSPEFGLTLTTESTLYGQTRNPWDTTRIAGGSSGGAAAAVAAGVLPVAHASDGGGSIRIPAACCGVFGLKPSRGRMPMGPAKTEGWNGLSTVGVVSRTVRDTAALLDLTSGPETGSRYVATPQSLPYLKELERDPGPLRIALWPVAPNGTQPDADAAEGLANTVKLLESLGHTVIEAAPEIDGTALAKAALFTISANIAALVEERGMVRGHPVTDDDLEPITASMVNLGRTVPMVELAKANNTFITAAIAYERFLDAGKFDLTLSPTLHRAPDLLGTMALTAPSDQMGAAVAGFAPHCALFNQTGCPAMSVPLHWTAPTATAPAGLPIGMMFGARYGREDLLISLAGQLERAAPWAQRKPPVWVG
- a CDS encoding metallopeptidase family protein is translated as MSALTSIAPSVDEMYLTAEKCFADLPEFMRKAAGDVRILVMEFAEDEILDEMGIDDALELTGLYSGIPLTLESVTNPTVERPLIYIYRLPILFEWAQRGDVTVEELVTHVFIHELGHHFGWSDEEIDAKLEEDDDLG
- a CDS encoding YbjQ family protein — its product is MILTTTHSIQGRDVSAYKGIVCGEVVIGAHLGKDILAGFTNLVGGRSEAYESTLRETRDGAMEEMVDEAKKLGANAIIGIKFDYSVIGQGGSMMMVAVSGTAVTLA